One window from the genome of Mauremys mutica isolate MM-2020 ecotype Southern chromosome 4, ASM2049712v1, whole genome shotgun sequence encodes:
- the APLNR gene encoding apelin receptor, translating into MEEQLDWAAYGENQTGDCEYEEWSPSLVLLPTIYLLVFLLGTIGNGLVLWTIFRGGQEKRRSADTFIANLAMADLTFVVTLPLWAAYAWLGYDWPFGSFTCKLSSYLIFVNMHASVFCLMGLSIDRYLAIVRPMANAKLRWRASGLVATIVLWALAAIFALPAMILRQAAVLLGETKVTCYMDYSGVVANGTEGAWEVGLGLSSTMLGFVIPFVVMLTCYFFIARTIADHFRKERGEELRKRKRLLSIIIVLVATFALCWLPYHLVKTIYVLMDLEVIPWSCGFHAFLNNLHPYCTCVAYINSCLNPFLYAFFDPRFRQACVAVLCCSRGRWPGSSKDKSASYSSTHSQNLQGKGGELPQEKLGPGRQETLLRG; encoded by the coding sequence ATGGAGGAGCAGCTGGACTGGGCAGCCTATGGCGAGAACCAGACGGGCGACTGTGAGTACGAGGAATGGAGCCCGTCCCTGGTGCTCCTCCCCACCATCTATCTGCTGGTTTTCCTGCTGGGCACCATAGGCAACGGCTTGGTGCTGTGGACCATCTTCCGGGGAGGGCAGGAGAAGCGGCGCTCAGCCGACACCTTTATTGCCAACCTAGCCATGGCTGACCTGACCTTTGTAGTGACCCTGCCACTTTGGGCTGCCTATGCCTGGCTGGGATACGACTGGCCCTTCGGCTCCTTCACATGTAAGCTCAGCAGCTACTTGATCTTCGTCAACATGCACGCCAGCGTCTTCTGCCTGATGGGCCTCAGCATTGATCGCTACTTGGCCATCGTGCGGCCCATGGCTAATGCCAAGCTGAGGTGGAGGGCCAGTGGGCTGGTGGCCACCATTGTCCTCTGGGCCTTGGCGGCCATTTTTGCCTTGCCAGCCATGATCCTCCGGCAGGCAGCGGTGCTATTGGGAGAAACCAAAGTGACGTGCTATATGGACTACTCAGGTGTGGTGGCCAATGGGACTGAGGGGGcatgggaggtggggctgggcctgTCCTCCACCATGCTGGGCTTCGTGATCCCCTTTGTCGTCATGCTGACCTGCTACTTCTTCATCGCCCGCACCATCGCTGACCACTTCCGGAAGGAGCGTGGCGAggagctgaggaagaggaagCGACTGCTGAGCATCATCATCGTGCTGGTGGCCACCTTTGCCCTCTGCTGGCTACCCTACCACCTGGTGAAGACCATCTATGTGCTGATGGACCTGGAGGTGATtccctggtcctgcggcttcCATGCCTTCCTCAATAACTTGCACCCCTACTGCACCTGTGTGGCCTACATCAACAGCTGCCTCAACCCCTTCCTCTATGCCTTCTTTGACCCTCGCTTCCGGCAGGCCTGTGTCGCTGTCCTGtgctgcagcagggggcgctggccaGGGTCCAGCAAGGACAAGTCAGCCAGCTACTCCTCTACCCACAGTCAGAACCTGCAGGgaaagggtggggagctgccacaggagAAACTGGGTCCAGGCAGGCAGGAAACTCTGCTCCGAGGCTAA